A region from the uncultured Stenotrophomonas sp. genome encodes:
- the lysC gene encoding Diaminopimelate decarboxylase / aspartate kinase translates to MSVSPLVDRWIVLKFGGTSVSRRHRWNTIGELAKKRADETGGRVLVVVSALSGVTNELTAIADGAADSRERVAALVARHNEFLAELELGTEVLAERLVALQALLDDPRAARRPLDWQAEVLGQGELLSSTIGAAYLRSTGLDFGWMDARDWLNALPPAPNQTEWSQRLSVNCQWQGEAGFRQRFSAQPARMLISQGFIARHGDGGTAILGRGGSDTSAAYFGALLGASRVEIWTDVPGMFSANPKDVPDARLLTRLDYYEAQEIATTGAKVLHPRSIKPCRDAGVPMAILDTERSHLPGTSIDGSAEPVPGVKAISRRNGIVLVSMEGIGMWQQVGFLADVFGLFRKHGLSVDLIGSAETNVTVSLDPSENLVSTDVLAALSADLSEICKVKVIVPCAAITLVGRGMRSLLHKLSDVWATFGQERVHMISQSSNDLNLTFVIDEADADGLLPILHDELIESGAMPVYEEQVFGPRWREINGTIRPRPVPWWQAPLKRQRLLELAAQGTPAYVYDLPTVRERARQLQAIGAIDRRFYAIKANPHPAILRTLAAEGFGLECVSLGEVEHVFAALPDFDPARVLFTPSFAPIGEYEAVLARGANVTVDNVELLQHWPEVFRGRTLWLRIDLGHGDGHHKKVNTGGKDAKFGLSAQRVDEFVAAARALDIRITGIHAHLGSGIENSGHWQQMVDEMAGFARRIGSVEILDIGGGLPVPYSDDDEPFDLEAWAAGLAEIKAVHPAFRLAIEPGRFMVAEAGVLLARATQVVEKDGVRRVGLDAGMNALLRPALYDAWHDIANLSRLDDARDVDFSVVGPICESSDVFAQRVKLPSTTAPSDVMLIADAGAYGYSMASYYNHRALPREDVIDDA, encoded by the coding sequence ATGTCCGTTTCCCCCCTCGTCGATCGCTGGATCGTCCTGAAGTTCGGTGGCACCTCGGTGTCGCGTCGTCATCGTTGGAACACGATCGGGGAACTGGCGAAAAAACGTGCGGACGAAACCGGCGGCCGGGTGCTGGTGGTGGTGTCCGCATTGTCGGGCGTGACCAACGAGCTGACCGCCATCGCCGATGGCGCCGCCGACAGCCGTGAGCGGGTGGCCGCGCTGGTTGCCCGCCATAACGAATTCCTTGCCGAACTGGAGTTGGGCACCGAAGTGCTGGCCGAGCGGCTGGTGGCGTTGCAGGCGCTGCTGGACGACCCGCGCGCGGCCCGCCGCCCGCTGGACTGGCAGGCCGAGGTGCTGGGACAGGGCGAGCTGCTGTCCTCGACCATCGGTGCCGCCTACCTGCGCAGCACCGGCCTGGATTTCGGCTGGATGGACGCGCGCGACTGGCTGAACGCGCTGCCGCCGGCGCCGAACCAGACCGAGTGGTCGCAGCGCCTGTCGGTGAACTGCCAGTGGCAGGGCGAGGCCGGTTTCAGGCAGCGCTTCTCGGCGCAGCCCGCGCGCATGCTGATCTCGCAGGGTTTCATCGCCCGTCACGGCGATGGCGGCACCGCCATCCTCGGCCGCGGCGGCTCGGACACCTCGGCGGCCTACTTCGGCGCACTGCTCGGCGCCAGCCGGGTGGAAATCTGGACCGACGTGCCGGGCATGTTCAGCGCCAACCCGAAGGACGTGCCGGACGCGCGCCTGCTGACCCGGCTGGACTATTACGAAGCGCAGGAAATCGCCACCACCGGCGCCAAGGTGCTGCACCCGCGCTCGATCAAGCCGTGCCGCGATGCCGGCGTGCCGATGGCGATCCTCGACACCGAGCGCTCGCACCTGCCCGGCACCAGCATCGACGGCAGCGCCGAGCCGGTGCCGGGGGTCAAGGCCATCAGCCGCCGCAACGGCATCGTGCTGGTATCGATGGAAGGCATCGGCATGTGGCAGCAGGTCGGCTTCCTTGCCGACGTGTTCGGCCTGTTCCGCAAGCACGGCCTGTCGGTGGACCTGATCGGCTCGGCCGAAACCAACGTCACCGTGTCGCTGGACCCGTCCGAGAATCTGGTCAGCACCGATGTGCTGGCGGCGCTGTCGGCCGACCTGTCGGAAATCTGCAAGGTCAAGGTGATCGTGCCGTGCGCGGCCATCACCCTGGTCGGGCGCGGCATGCGCTCGCTGCTGCACAAGCTCTCGGACGTGTGGGCCACGTTCGGCCAGGAGCGCGTGCACATGATTTCGCAGTCGTCCAACGACCTGAACCTGACTTTCGTGATCGACGAGGCCGACGCCGACGGGCTGCTGCCGATCCTGCACGACGAGCTGATCGAAAGCGGCGCGATGCCGGTGTACGAGGAGCAGGTGTTCGGCCCGCGCTGGCGCGAGATCAACGGCACCATCCGTCCGCGGCCCGTGCCGTGGTGGCAGGCGCCATTGAAGCGGCAGCGGCTGCTGGAACTGGCCGCGCAGGGCACGCCGGCCTACGTCTACGACCTGCCCACGGTGCGCGAGCGCGCCCGCCAGCTGCAGGCGATCGGCGCCATCGATCGCCGTTTCTACGCGATCAAGGCCAACCCGCACCCGGCCATCCTGCGCACGCTGGCGGCGGAGGGTTTCGGCCTGGAGTGCGTGTCGCTGGGTGAGGTGGAGCACGTGTTCGCCGCTCTGCCGGACTTCGACCCGGCGCGGGTGCTGTTCACCCCGAGCTTCGCGCCGATCGGCGAATACGAGGCGGTGCTGGCGCGCGGTGCCAACGTCACCGTCGACAACGTCGAGTTGCTGCAGCACTGGCCGGAGGTGTTCCGCGGCCGCACGCTGTGGCTGCGCATCGACCTGGGCCACGGCGACGGCCACCACAAGAAGGTCAACACCGGCGGCAAGGACGCCAAGTTCGGCCTGTCGGCGCAGCGCGTGGATGAGTTCGTCGCCGCTGCGCGCGCGCTGGACATCCGCATCACCGGCATCCACGCCCACCTCGGCAGCGGCATCGAGAACAGCGGCCACTGGCAGCAGATGGTGGACGAGATGGCCGGCTTCGCGCGGCGTATCGGCAGCGTGGAAATCCTCGACATCGGCGGCGGCCTGCCGGTGCCGTACAGCGACGACGACGAGCCGTTCGACCTGGAGGCATGGGCCGCGGGCCTGGCCGAGATCAAGGCGGTGCACCCGGCGTTCCGGCTGGCGATCGAGCCGGGCCGCTTCATGGTGGCCGAGGCCGGCGTCCTGCTGGCGCGGGCCACGCAGGTGGTGGAGAAGGACGGCGTGCGCCGCGTCGGCCTGGATGCGGGCATGAACGCGCTGCTGCGCCCGGCGCTGTACGACGCCTGGCACGACATCGCCAACCTGTCGCGGCTGGACGACGCGCGCGACGTGGATTTCAGCGTGGTCGGCCCGATCTGCGAATCCAGCGACGTGTTCGCGCAGCGGGTGAAATTGCCGTCCACCACCGCGCCGTCCGACGTGATGCTGATCGCCGATGCCGGTGCCTACGGCTACAGCATGGCCAGCTACTACAACCACCGCGCCTTGCCGCGCGAGGACGTCATCGACGATGCGTGA
- a CDS encoding exported hypothetical protein (Evidence 5 : No homology to any previously reported sequences) yields MRRWILLLSLLSLLSLLSLLSLLLLPCMAAFADATGPASPQRVLFVGNSLTYVGNLPATFAAMANANGHAVHAAMIVEGGATLDQRVVDGSVQRALADYKPAVLVLQERGGDLLCMPTEDACIRSERAIQALAQAGRAAGAKVVLLGSYQAHPRASAELVGKEGAAAERAGIAYVEISGSLRRLSGEAPALAWYHADGMHPGPALTLLDAIQLYRTLFGAIPAQGFDVAAPVYTTSSGLHAELREADAAAPRPDTPQGIHYDGTMVEYLGTALDSGNQ; encoded by the coding sequence ATGCGCCGATGGATCCTGCTGCTGTCCCTGCTGTCCCTGCTGTCCCTGCTGTCCCTGCTGTCCCTGCTGTTGCTGCCATGCATGGCGGCTTTCGCCGACGCGACCGGGCCGGCATCGCCGCAGCGCGTCCTGTTCGTCGGCAACAGCCTGACCTATGTCGGCAACCTGCCCGCCACGTTCGCCGCGATGGCCAATGCCAATGGGCATGCCGTCCACGCCGCGATGATCGTCGAAGGAGGTGCGACGCTCGACCAGCGCGTTGTCGACGGCTCGGTGCAACGGGCGCTGGCCGACTACAAGCCGGCGGTGCTCGTGCTGCAGGAGCGCGGCGGCGACCTGCTGTGCATGCCCACGGAAGATGCCTGCATCCGGTCCGAGCGGGCGATACAGGCCCTAGCGCAGGCCGGCCGCGCTGCCGGCGCCAAGGTGGTGCTGCTGGGCAGCTATCAGGCGCACCCGCGCGCCTCGGCCGAACTGGTCGGGAAAGAAGGCGCGGCGGCGGAACGGGCCGGCATTGCCTACGTCGAGATTTCCGGGAGCCTGCGCCGGCTTTCCGGCGAAGCACCGGCGCTTGCGTGGTACCACGCCGATGGCATGCACCCCGGCCCGGCGCTGACCCTGCTGGATGCCATCCAGCTGTATCGCACACTGTTCGGTGCGATTCCCGCGCAGGGTTTTGACGTTGCCGCACCGGTCTACACGACGAGCAGCGGGTTGCACGCCGAATTGCGCGAGGCCGATGCGGCGGCACCGCGACCGGATACGCCACAGGGCATCCACTACGACGGCACGATGGTCGAGTACCTCGGCACGGCACTGGATTCCGGCAACCAATAA
- the yeaZ gene encoding putative peptidase (Evidence 3 : Function proposed based on presence of conserved amino acid motif, structural feature or limited homology; Product type pe : putative enzyme) — MKLLALETATEACSVALYVDGQVLERFEVAPRRHAELTLPWAEALLAEAGIVRAQLDAIALGRGPGAFTGVRLAIAIAQGIALALDRPLLPVSTLQTLAMQAPDDATQVLACIDARMGEVYAARCLRAADGLMQVQGSEVVVAPDALQLPDDGGRWAGVGTGFAAAEGLLADRLQARLSSVDAQALPRASGVLKIAVPAFARGEGIAPELVQPAYLRDNVALTLVEQQALRASR; from the coding sequence ATGAAACTGCTCGCCCTCGAAACCGCCACCGAAGCCTGCTCCGTCGCCCTGTATGTCGATGGGCAGGTGCTGGAACGCTTCGAGGTGGCGCCGCGCCGGCATGCCGAACTGACGCTGCCGTGGGCCGAGGCATTGCTGGCCGAGGCCGGCATCGTCCGCGCGCAGCTGGACGCCATCGCCCTCGGCCGTGGCCCCGGTGCCTTCACCGGCGTGCGCCTGGCCATCGCCATCGCCCAGGGCATCGCGCTGGCGCTGGATCGCCCCTTGCTGCCGGTATCCACCCTGCAGACGTTGGCGATGCAGGCACCGGATGACGCCACGCAGGTGCTGGCCTGCATCGATGCGCGCATGGGCGAGGTCTATGCCGCGCGCTGCCTGCGCGCTGCCGACGGCCTGATGCAGGTACAGGGCAGTGAAGTGGTGGTCGCCCCGGATGCGCTGCAACTGCCCGATGACGGCGGCCGCTGGGCCGGCGTGGGCACCGGCTTCGCCGCTGCCGAGGGCCTGCTCGCCGATCGCCTGCAGGCGCGTCTGTCCTCGGTCGATGCACAGGCGTTGCCACGCGCATCGGGCGTGCTGAAGATCGCCGTGCCGGCTTTCGCCCGTGGCGAAGGCATCGCCCCGGAACTGGTGCAGCCGGCCTACCTGCGCGACAACGTGGCGCTGACGCTGGTGGAGCAGCAGGCGCTGCGCGCTTCGCGCTGA
- a CDS encoding Phenazine biosynthesis protein PhzF family: protein MQAIARWTRLPETTFIFAPTAPGSSYRIRMFAPQKEVPFAGHPSVGSAHAALECGLAVPVGGLLVQDGIAGQLPLRVDETHGVRSIAIRTPRASVAEIVEADDTRLRPAIAGWALGALPPVLMDGGRRWWLVELADEVALRTLVPDWDAIATLAETTGAMGVFAYARAHGQPHDMAVRAFVGNGRRFEDAASGAANAVLAAWLDERNALPGSGKRYTASQGREVGHDALLQLRIDEQGEVWSGGQVQTVIRGTIDWQAGHDRSNALM, encoded by the coding sequence ATGCAGGCCATTGCCCGCTGGACCCGGCTGCCGGAAACCACCTTCATCTTCGCCCCTACCGCGCCCGGCAGCAGCTACCGCATCCGCATGTTCGCGCCGCAGAAGGAAGTGCCGTTCGCCGGCCATCCCAGCGTCGGCAGCGCCCACGCGGCGCTCGAATGCGGGCTGGCCGTGCCGGTCGGTGGCCTGCTGGTGCAGGACGGCATCGCCGGGCAATTGCCGCTGCGCGTGGATGAAACCCACGGCGTGCGCAGCATCGCCATCCGTACCCCGCGCGCCTCCGTGGCGGAAATCGTGGAAGCTGACGACACCCGCCTGCGTCCAGCCATCGCCGGCTGGGCGCTGGGCGCACTGCCGCCGGTGCTGATGGACGGCGGCCGCCGCTGGTGGCTGGTGGAACTGGCCGACGAGGTCGCGCTGCGCACGCTGGTCCCGGACTGGGACGCCATTGCCACGCTGGCCGAGACCACCGGCGCGATGGGCGTGTTCGCCTACGCCCGCGCACACGGCCAACCTCATGACATGGCCGTGCGCGCCTTCGTCGGCAATGGTCGCCGTTTCGAGGACGCCGCCTCCGGCGCGGCCAATGCCGTGCTCGCCGCATGGCTGGACGAACGCAACGCCCTGCCCGGCAGCGGCAAGCGCTACACCGCCAGCCAGGGCCGCGAGGTCGGCCACGATGCGCTGCTGCAACTGCGCATCGACGAACAGGGCGAAGTCTGGTCCGGCGGGCAGGTGCAGACCGTCATCCGCGGAACCATTGACTGGCAGGCCGGTCACGACCGATCAAACGCATTGATGTAG
- the yoaA gene encoding putative ATP-dependent helicase (Evidence 3 : Function proposed based on presence of conserved amino acid motif, structural feature or limited homology; Product type pe : putative enzyme), whose protein sequence is MQLAAASREALSEGGVLAAQLDAFTPRPAQLRLAEAIADALQQRDVLLAEAGTGTGKTFAYLVPALLSGLKTIVSTGTRALQDQLYHRDLPRVRAALGVGLRSALLKGRANYLCRYRLDQARGEPRFHSPEQAAQFQRIVAWSGRTRYGDIAELDGLADDSPLLPMVTSTVDNCLGSDCPFWSDCFVVQARQRAQEADLVVVNHHLLLADLALKQEGFGEILPGAQAFVIDEAHQLPELAANFFGEGFGMRPWQELARDCLSECRSVAGAQAALQQPAATLELALRELRAAMEQLPPRGTQWRALALPAVADGFDALSAALMQLRDALAGVREASPGLDACHARAREGVSRLERWLGEGQGTGYGEQGMEAADWLLSDDASFPVSGSAFPEVLWYELTPRGFRCQRTPLDVSGPLREHRQRSQAAWVFTSATLTVDGDFGHLAARLGLDDPDTLVQPSPFDWQRQALCYLPQHLPDPASRGFGAALIATLRPVLEASQGRAFLLFASHRALREAAEALRGGPWPLFVQGEAPRASLLQRFRESGNGVLLGSASFREGVDVAGDALSVVVIDKLPFAAPDDPVYEARLDAIRRAGGNPFRDEQLPQAVIALKQGVGRLIRSESDRGVLVLCDPRLLSRGYGRVFLDSLPPFRRTRELADVRAFFNAALPSGDE, encoded by the coding sequence ATGCAACTAGCCGCCGCCAGTCGTGAAGCCCTGAGCGAGGGCGGCGTGCTCGCCGCGCAGCTCGATGCCTTCACCCCGCGCCCGGCGCAACTGCGGCTGGCCGAAGCGATCGCCGACGCCCTGCAGCAGCGCGACGTGCTGCTGGCCGAGGCCGGCACCGGCACCGGCAAGACCTTCGCCTACCTGGTGCCGGCGCTGCTGTCCGGGCTGAAGACCATCGTCAGCACCGGCACCCGTGCCCTGCAGGACCAGCTCTACCACCGCGACCTGCCGCGGGTGCGCGCCGCGCTCGGCGTCGGCCTGCGCAGCGCCTTGCTGAAGGGGCGGGCGAATTACCTGTGCCGCTACCGGCTGGACCAGGCGCGCGGCGAACCGCGTTTCCATTCCCCCGAGCAGGCCGCACAGTTCCAGCGCATCGTCGCCTGGAGCGGGCGCACCCGATACGGCGACATCGCCGAACTGGATGGCTTGGCCGACGACTCGCCGCTGCTGCCGATGGTCACTTCGACCGTGGACAACTGCCTCGGCAGCGATTGCCCGTTCTGGAGCGACTGCTTCGTGGTGCAGGCGCGGCAGCGCGCGCAGGAAGCCGACCTCGTCGTGGTCAACCACCACCTGCTGCTGGCTGACCTGGCGCTCAAGCAGGAGGGCTTCGGCGAGATCCTGCCCGGCGCACAGGCGTTCGTCATCGACGAGGCGCACCAACTGCCGGAGCTGGCCGCCAACTTCTTCGGCGAAGGCTTCGGCATGCGTCCGTGGCAGGAACTGGCGCGCGACTGCCTGAGCGAGTGCCGCAGCGTGGCCGGTGCGCAGGCGGCATTGCAGCAGCCTGCGGCCACGCTGGAACTGGCTTTGCGCGAGCTGCGCGCGGCGATGGAACAACTGCCGCCGCGTGGCACGCAATGGCGCGCGCTGGCGCTGCCGGCGGTGGCCGATGGCTTCGACGCGCTGTCGGCGGCGCTGATGCAGCTGCGCGACGCGCTGGCCGGCGTGCGCGAGGCCTCGCCGGGGCTGGATGCCTGCCATGCGCGGGCGCGCGAAGGCGTATCGCGGCTGGAGCGTTGGCTGGGTGAAGGGCAGGGAACCGGGTACGGGGAACAGGGAATGGAAGCGGCGGACTGGCTGTTGTCCGACGACGCGTCATTCCCGGTTTCCGGCTCCGCGTTCCCTGAAGTCCTCTGGTACGAACTGACCCCGCGCGGCTTCCGCTGCCAGCGCACGCCGCTGGACGTATCCGGTCCGCTGCGCGAGCACCGCCAGCGCTCGCAGGCGGCGTGGGTGTTCACCTCGGCCACGCTCACCGTCGATGGCGACTTCGGCCACCTCGCCGCGCGGCTGGGGCTGGACGACCCGGACACGCTGGTCCAGCCCAGCCCGTTCGACTGGCAGCGGCAGGCGTTGTGCTACCTGCCGCAGCACCTGCCCGACCCGGCATCGCGCGGCTTCGGCGCGGCGCTGATCGCCACCCTGCGGCCAGTACTGGAAGCCTCGCAGGGCCGCGCCTTCCTGCTGTTCGCCTCGCACCGCGCGTTGCGGGAAGCTGCCGAGGCCTTGCGTGGCGGCCCGTGGCCGCTGTTCGTGCAGGGCGAAGCGCCGCGCGCCAGCCTGCTGCAGCGCTTCCGCGAGTCGGGCAATGGCGTGCTGCTCGGTTCGGCCAGTTTCCGCGAAGGTGTGGACGTGGCCGGCGACGCGCTGAGCGTGGTGGTGATCGACAAGCTGCCGTTCGCCGCGCCGGACGATCCGGTATACGAAGCACGGCTGGACGCCATCCGTCGCGCCGGCGGCAATCCGTTCCGCGACGAACAACTGCCGCAGGCGGTGATCGCGCTGAAGCAGGGCGTGGGCCGGCTGATCCGCAGCGAGAGCGACCGCGGCGTGCTGGTGCTGTGCGATCCGCGCCTGCTCAGCCGCGGCTACGGCCGCGTGTTCCTCGACTCGCTGCCGCCGTTCCGGCGCACCCGCGAACTGGCCGATGTGCGCGCGTTCTTCAACGCCGCTCTCCCTTCGGGAGATGAGTGA
- a CDS encoding Phenazine biosynthesis protein PhzF family, whose protein sequence is MSQRRFLQLDVFAARPGTGNPLAVIADAEGLDAAAMQAIAAWLDLSETVFFLPPEDGADYRIRIFTPTMELPFAGHPSVGAAWAAVELGLATPVDGQLVQQCTAGLLPVRVQGGGRFRLLHVRSPLAQQRETAAPELPPGLVALAHPASQARLWNNGPDWWLLEAADETALRRYTPELAAIAALPAGGKLAVFAAAARPDVGYQYVVRAFAPGVGINEDPVTGSANALVAAHLLEQGRLAPGQQYRASQGRERGRNGEVHVQVDEEGHVWIGGEVQPVIDGHIDW, encoded by the coding sequence ATGAGCCAACGCCGTTTCCTGCAACTGGACGTCTTCGCCGCCCGTCCCGGCACCGGCAACCCGCTGGCCGTGATCGCCGATGCCGAAGGGCTGGACGCCGCCGCCATGCAGGCCATCGCCGCGTGGCTGGACCTGTCCGAGACGGTGTTCTTCCTGCCACCGGAAGATGGCGCCGACTACCGCATCCGCATCTTCACCCCGACGATGGAACTGCCGTTCGCCGGCCATCCCAGCGTCGGCGCGGCGTGGGCGGCGGTGGAGCTGGGCCTGGCCACGCCGGTTGACGGCCAACTGGTGCAGCAATGCACCGCCGGCCTGCTGCCGGTGCGGGTGCAGGGCGGCGGCCGCTTCCGCCTGCTGCACGTGCGCAGCCCGCTGGCGCAGCAGCGCGAAACCGCCGCGCCGGAACTGCCGCCCGGCCTGGTCGCGCTGGCCCACCCGGCATCGCAGGCACGGCTGTGGAACAACGGCCCGGACTGGTGGCTGCTGGAAGCGGCCGACGAAACCGCGCTGCGCCGTTACACGCCGGAGCTTGCGGCCATCGCCGCCCTGCCCGCCGGCGGCAAACTCGCCGTGTTCGCCGCCGCCGCGCGCCCGGACGTCGGCTACCAATATGTGGTGCGCGCCTTCGCCCCCGGCGTCGGCATCAACGAGGACCCGGTGACCGGCAGCGCCAACGCGCTGGTCGCCGCGCACCTGCTGGAACAGGGCCGGCTCGCGCCGGGGCAGCAGTACCGCGCCAGCCAGGGCCGCGAGCGCGGCCGCAACGGCGAGGTCCACGTGCAGGTCGACGAGGAAGGCCACGTCTGGATCGGCGGCGAAGTGCAGCCGGTGATCGACGGCCACATCGACTGGTAA
- a CDS encoding conserved hypothetical protein (Evidence 4 : Homologs of previously reported genes of unknown function), giving the protein MTAFDKNQVSRFRFVRCDFAADTGVARLVYAFDDGPEMTETVTVPGAPFQLDGEREAAVQRALQLLHLIAGVSYYKAAVPEQVAIDGYAIDADTAALVETVYLNGLGEFAYRNGLNLRGRFRLPVQGQPAPAPALGLREHALVAIGGGKDSLVSIEALRHAGVGETVTWIGGSQLIRACAERTGLPMLNIGRTLAPELFELNRQGAWNGHIPVTAVNSAIMVLAALVQGVDQVVFSNERSASYGSQIAGTGEVNHQWSKGWAFEQAFGEHVQRHIAADLHYYSLLRPLSELAVARQFAKTDYYDTHFSSCNRNFHILGERPVNRWCGVCPKCHFVFLALAPFMPKTRLVRIFGRNLLDDEAQGAGFDALLEFQDHKPFECVGEGRESRAALATLATRPEWKEDVLVKRFASLIQPTLAEDELRIEPLLAIEGEHRIPAALWERLRANFTA; this is encoded by the coding sequence ATGACAGCTTTTGACAAGAACCAGGTTTCCCGCTTCCGCTTCGTCCGCTGCGACTTCGCCGCGGATACCGGCGTGGCGCGGCTGGTGTACGCCTTCGACGACGGTCCGGAGATGACCGAAACCGTCACCGTGCCGGGTGCGCCGTTCCAGCTCGATGGCGAGCGCGAAGCGGCGGTGCAGCGGGCGTTGCAGTTGCTGCACCTGATCGCCGGCGTGAGCTATTACAAGGCGGCGGTGCCGGAACAGGTGGCCATCGACGGCTACGCCATCGACGCCGATACCGCCGCGCTGGTGGAAACGGTGTACCTCAACGGGCTGGGCGAGTTCGCCTACCGCAATGGCCTGAACCTGCGCGGGCGCTTCAGGCTGCCGGTACAGGGGCAGCCGGCACCGGCGCCGGCACTCGGCCTGCGCGAACACGCGCTGGTCGCCATCGGCGGCGGCAAGGATTCGCTGGTCAGCATCGAGGCGCTGCGCCATGCCGGCGTCGGTGAAACCGTCACCTGGATCGGCGGCTCGCAGCTGATCCGCGCCTGCGCCGAGCGCACCGGCCTGCCGATGCTCAATATCGGCCGCACGCTGGCGCCGGAGCTGTTCGAGCTGAACCGGCAGGGCGCGTGGAACGGCCACATCCCGGTGACCGCGGTGAACTCGGCGATCATGGTGCTGGCCGCGCTGGTGCAGGGCGTGGACCAGGTGGTGTTCTCCAACGAGCGTTCGGCCAGCTATGGCAGCCAGATCGCCGGCACCGGCGAGGTCAACCACCAGTGGTCCAAGGGCTGGGCGTTCGAGCAGGCCTTCGGCGAACACGTGCAGCGGCACATCGCCGCCGACCTGCATTACTACTCGCTGCTGCGGCCGCTGTCGGAACTGGCGGTGGCGCGCCAGTTCGCCAAAACCGATTACTACGACACCCATTTCTCCAGCTGCAACCGCAACTTCCACATCCTCGGCGAGCGCCCGGTGAACCGCTGGTGCGGGGTATGCCCGAAGTGCCACTTCGTGTTCCTGGCGCTGGCGCCGTTCATGCCCAAGACCCGGCTGGTGCGCATCTTCGGTCGCAACCTGCTGGACGACGAGGCGCAGGGCGCCGGCTTCGACGCGCTGCTGGAGTTCCAGGACCACAAGCCGTTCGAATGCGTGGGCGAGGGCAGGGAATCGCGCGCGGCGCTGGCGACGCTGGCCACCCGCCCGGAATGGAAGGAGGACGTGCTGGTCAAGCGTTTCGCCAGCCTGATCCAGCCGACCCTGGCGGAGGACGAGCTGCGGATCGAGCCGCTGCTGGCCATCGAAGGCGAGCACCGCATCCCGGCGGCGCTGTGGGAGCGCCTGCGTGCGAATTTCACAGCTTGA